One window of Flavobacterium ammonificans genomic DNA carries:
- a CDS encoding response regulator transcription factor, producing MIKVCVADNFPVVHYGIKSFFKDHSDISIVANIGNFSMLKEILQSKEIDVLLLDLELEGLKSIFEVKAILKEFPETKVIIYSNLSEQIYAPNAIKAGVSGFIHKKEKLSVVYDGIKQVTDGKIVMNETVKKNLALIAKKSKSERIYRKLSNREVEVLRYLSDGKKNHEIADILKLNEKTISTYKLRLLTKLNVTNLVDLVNKAKTLEIV from the coding sequence ATGATCAAGGTCTGTGTAGCCGATAATTTTCCTGTGGTTCACTATGGGATAAAGTCTTTTTTTAAAGACCATTCGGATATTTCAATAGTTGCCAACATAGGAAATTTTTCTATGCTTAAAGAAATACTCCAAAGTAAAGAGATAGATGTACTCCTTTTAGATCTTGAATTAGAAGGCTTAAAAAGTATCTTTGAAGTCAAAGCAATTTTAAAAGAATTTCCAGAAACTAAAGTAATTATTTACAGTAATCTCTCTGAGCAAATATATGCTCCTAATGCAATAAAAGCAGGTGTGTCTGGATTCATCCATAAAAAAGAAAAACTTAGTGTAGTTTATGATGGGATTAAGCAAGTTACAGACGGGAAAATTGTAATGAATGAAACTGTCAAAAAAAATCTTGCTTTAATTGCAAAGAAAAGTAAGAGTGAACGTATTTACAGAAAACTTTCAAATAGAGAAGTAGAGGTATTACGTTATTTAAGTGATGGCAAAAAAAACCACGAAATTGCCGATATTCTTAAACTAAACGAAAAAACTATAAGTACTTATAAATTACGATTACTGACTAAACTAAATGTCACCAATCTAGTGGATCTAGTCAATAAAGCTAAAACATTAGAAATTGTATAA
- the dnaG gene encoding DNA primase, which produces MISKATIDTVYETARVEEVIGDFVQLKRAGSNFKGLSPFSDERSPSFMVSPVKQIWKDFSSGKGGNVIAFIMEHEHFTYPEAIRYLARKYNIEIEETEQTDEEKANTDIKESMYLVSEFAKNYFHNSLLHSEEGKAIGLSYFKERGFTNETITKFALGYSPETWDAFTKEALGKGYKLEFLESTGLTIPKEDRPFDRFKGRVMFPIQSMSGRILGFGGRILTNDKKAAKYLNSPESEIYHKSKVLYGIFQAKQSIAKLNNCYLVEGYTDVIQFNQAGIENVVASSGTALTPDQIRLINRLTKNITVLFDGDAAGLRASVRGIDLILEEGMNVKVCAFPDGEDPDSFAKKTSYDDLVAYLENNAKDFIQFKASLLMKDAQNDPIKKADLIRDMVQSISKIPDRIQREIYIQECSRIMDISEQVLLSTLAQLVQKDIAEVGKKQKQEQKAFDIVKNETPVQTEKIDILYHLERKIIEILLLYGNKTEEFEDVLLKTNDLGEVEQIVEKKEYKVFQRIYLSLQEDEVELANPLFRGLFNDLISYYLQNESFGIENYLKQLPDQFAQEVTDILMDDERLTLHKWDGQNIFVKQKAETISQHTSEIIISMREYLINKLILDLMREFGEKPEPEQEELKIMINDYNKLKVNLTGTIGRIRSTYI; this is translated from the coding sequence ATGATTTCAAAAGCGACCATTGACACTGTTTATGAAACTGCTCGAGTTGAGGAGGTTATTGGCGATTTTGTACAATTAAAACGTGCCGGTAGTAATTTTAAAGGATTGAGTCCCTTTTCAGATGAACGCTCTCCTTCTTTTATGGTTTCACCAGTAAAACAAATTTGGAAAGATTTTAGTTCGGGCAAAGGAGGAAATGTAATTGCTTTTATTATGGAGCACGAACATTTTACCTATCCCGAAGCCATTCGGTATTTAGCTCGAAAATACAATATTGAAATTGAAGAAACGGAGCAAACTGACGAAGAAAAAGCCAATACTGATATCAAAGAAAGTATGTATCTGGTTTCGGAATTTGCTAAAAATTATTTTCACAATTCGTTACTTCATTCAGAAGAAGGAAAAGCAATAGGTCTTTCTTATTTTAAGGAAAGAGGATTTACGAATGAAACGATAACTAAATTTGCTTTAGGTTATTCGCCAGAAACTTGGGATGCTTTTACTAAAGAAGCACTTGGTAAAGGCTATAAATTAGAATTCTTAGAAAGTACAGGGCTAACTATTCCTAAAGAAGATAGGCCTTTTGATCGTTTTAAAGGAAGAGTTATGTTTCCTATCCAAAGTATGTCGGGAAGAATACTTGGTTTTGGAGGACGCATACTAACAAATGATAAAAAAGCAGCTAAATACCTCAATTCACCCGAGAGTGAAATTTATCATAAAAGCAAAGTATTGTATGGTATTTTTCAAGCGAAGCAATCCATTGCTAAATTAAACAATTGCTATTTAGTTGAAGGTTATACTGATGTAATACAGTTCAATCAAGCGGGCATAGAGAATGTCGTAGCTTCATCAGGAACGGCTTTAACACCAGATCAAATTCGTTTGATTAATCGTTTAACAAAAAACATTACTGTCCTTTTTGATGGAGATGCTGCTGGACTTCGGGCTTCTGTTAGAGGTATTGATTTGATTCTTGAAGAAGGGATGAACGTAAAAGTTTGTGCTTTCCCTGATGGAGAAGATCCGGATAGTTTTGCTAAAAAAACATCGTATGATGATTTAGTAGCTTACTTAGAAAATAATGCAAAAGATTTCATTCAATTCAAGGCTTCGCTTTTGATGAAGGATGCTCAAAATGATCCTATTAAGAAAGCCGATTTGATTCGGGATATGGTACAAAGTATCTCCAAAATTCCAGATCGTATTCAAAGAGAAATTTACATTCAGGAATGTTCCCGAATCATGGATATTTCTGAGCAGGTTTTATTAAGTACATTGGCTCAACTGGTTCAAAAAGACATTGCTGAAGTTGGAAAAAAACAAAAACAAGAGCAGAAAGCGTTTGACATTGTAAAAAATGAAACTCCAGTTCAAACTGAAAAGATTGATATTTTATATCATTTGGAACGAAAAATCATTGAGATTTTATTGTTGTACGGAAATAAAACGGAAGAGTTTGAAGATGTTCTTCTTAAAACCAATGATCTAGGCGAAGTAGAACAAATAGTAGAAAAGAAAGAATATAAAGTTTTCCAACGTATTTATTTAAGTTTACAAGAGGATGAAGTTGAACTTGCAAATCCTTTATTTAGAGGCTTGTTTAATGATTTAATTTCATATTATTTGCAGAATGAAAGTTTCGGAATTGAAAATTATCTAAAGCAACTACCAGATCAATTTGCTCAAGAAGTAACTGATATTTTGATGGATGACGAACGTCTTACCTTACACAAATGGGACGGTCAAAATATATTTGTAAAACAAAAAGCAGAAACAATCAGTCAACATACTTCAGAGATTATTATTTCTATGAGAGAATATTTAATCAACAAATTAATCCTTGATTTAATGCGAGAATTTGGCGAAAAGCCTGAGCCAGAACAAGAGGAATTAAAAATAATGATTAACGATTATAATAAATTAAAAGTGAATCTAACAGGAACTATTGGGAGAATTCGCTCTACTTATATTTAA